In Nicotiana tabacum cultivar K326 chromosome 11, ASM71507v2, whole genome shotgun sequence, a single window of DNA contains:
- the LOC107816358 gene encoding putative serine/threonine-protein kinase PBL7: MGCFLCSNKKLVKKHENSKSADQIPSSLEKLKKDSSKNGGSGHIAAHTFTFRELAAATKNFRADYLLGEGGFGRVYKGRLERTNQIVAIKQLDQNGLQGNREFLVEVLMLSLLHHPHLVNLIGYCADGDQRLLVYEYMPLGSLEDHLHELSPKKRRLDWNTRMKIAAGAAKGLEYLHDKANPPVIYRDLKCSNILLDEDYNPKLSDFGLAKLGPVGDKTHVSTRVMGTYGYCAPEYAMTGQLTLKSDVYSFGVVLLEIISGRRAIDTSRAAGEQNLVAWARPLFKDRRKFSQMADPMLQGQYPVRGLYQALAVAAMCVQEQPNMRPLIADVVTALNYLASQNYDPGTQPVQRPRSGMSTPRPRRDL; encoded by the exons atgggatGTTTCCTTTGTTCAAACAAGAAATTAGTAAAGAAGCATGAAAATAGCAAGTCTGCTGATCAGATCCCATCCTCATTAG AAAAACTGAAGAAGGATAGCTCCAAAAATGGTGGATCTGGACATATAGCAGCACATACATTTACATTTCGTGAATTAGCTGCTGCAACCAAAAATTTTAGGGCAGATTATCTCTTGGGCGAAGGAGGCTTTGGTAGAGTATATAAAGGGCGGTTAGAGAGAACCAATCAG ATCGTGGCCATCAAGCAACTTGACCAAAATGGATTGCAAGGAAACAGGGAATTCCTTGTTGAGGTCCTGATGTTAAGCCTACTTCACCATCCACACCTTGTCAACTTGATTGGATATTGTGCTGATGGAGATCAGAGACTTCTAGTTTACGAGTACATGCCGTTAGGATCACTGGAAGACCATCTACATG AGCTTTCACCCAAAAAAAGACGACTAGACTGgaatacaagaatgaaaattgCTGCCGGTGCTGCCAAGGGGCTAGAGTACTTGCATGATAAAGCGAATCCACCTGTTATATACAGGGATTTAAAATGCTCCAATATTTTGCTTGATGAAGATTATAACCCCAAGCTGTCTGATTTTGGGCTGGCTAAGTTGGGTCCCGTAGGTGACAAAACCCATGTTTCCACAAGAGTCATGGGAACCTATGGTTATTGTGCACCAGAATATGCAATGACGGGGCAGCTTACACTTAAATCTGATGTTTACAGCTTCGGAGTTGTTCTTCTAGAAATTATTAGTGGTAGAAGGGCAATTGACACGTCAAGAGCTGCTGGGGAGCAGAATCTGGTTGCATGG GCTCGACCATTGTTCAAAGACCGTAGAAAGTTCTCACAAATGGCTGATCCAATGCTTCAAGGTCAGTATCCGGTTAGAGGCTTGTATCAAGCTCTTGCAGTAGCCGCAATGTGTGTCCAGGAGCAGCCCAACATGCGTCCTCTCATAGCCGACGTAGTTACTGCCCTAAACTATCTTGCTTCCCAAAATTATGACCCTGGAACTCAACCAGTCCAAAGGCCTCGCTCAGGCATGTCGACTCCGAGACCAAGAAGGGATTTGTGA